Proteins encoded by one window of Lepeophtheirus salmonis chromosome 10, UVic_Lsal_1.4, whole genome shotgun sequence:
- the RpS25 gene encoding small ribosomal subunit protein eS25 isoform X1, with the protein MGAKKDTKNSKAPAKAPKKKEGGSGGKAKKKKWSKGKSRDKLNNLVLFDQATYDKLIKEVTTYKLITPSIVSERLKVRGSLARKALHELLQKGLIKQVVHHGAQSIYTRVTKDEGAVETE; encoded by the exons ATG GGAGCCAAGAAGGACACAAAAAATTCCAAGGCACCTGCCAAAGCCCCCAAGAAGAAAGAGGGAGGCTCCGGCGGCAAagccaagaagaagaagtggTCCAAGGGAAAATCTCGCGATAAGTTGAACAATTTGGTTCTTTTTGATCAAGCCACTTATGACAAACTCATCAAGGAGGTAACGACCTACAAATTGATCACTCCCTCAATCGTCAGCGAAAGACTTAAGGTTAGAGGATCTCTTGCTCGTAAGGCGCTTCATGAACTTCTCCAGAAAG GTCTCATCAAGCAAGTCGTCCACCACGGTGCCCAATCCATTTACACGCGTGTCACCAAAGACGAAGGTGCTGTTGAAACCGAGTAA
- the RpS25 gene encoding small ribosomal subunit protein eS25 isoform X2, which yields MGAKKDTKNSKAPAKAPKKKEGGSGGKAKKKKWSKGKSRDKLNNLVLFDQATYDKLIKEVTTYKLITPSIVSERLKVRGSLARKALHELLQKGLIKQVVHHGAQSIYTRVTKDEGAVETE from the exons atg GGAGCCAAGAAGGACACAAAAAATTCCAAGGCACCTGCCAAAGCCCCCAAGAAGAAAGAGGGAGGCTCCGGCGGCAAagccaagaagaagaagtggTCCAAGGGAAAATCTCGCGATAAGTTGAACAATTTGGTTCTTTTTGATCAAGCCACTTATGACAAACTCATCAAGGAGGTAACGACCTACAAATTGATCACTCCCTCAATCGTCAGCGAAAGACTTAAGGTTAGAGGATCTCTTGCTCGTAAGGCGCTTCATGAACTTCTCCAGAAAG GTCTCATCAAGCAAGTCGTCCACCACGGTGCCCAATCCATTTACACGCGTGTCACCAAAGACGAAGGTGCTGTTGAAACCGAGTAA
- the LOC121125353 gene encoding translocon-associated protein subunit gamma, with protein MVNTKSRTGNNKEEDLLLQDFSKNISGKCSALLYVNAFIVSGIPIWLYWRIHSLDLQGSSSNLVMLAIMTVLSTWLVSFAYRNVKHILKHKIAVKRESAVNKEMNKKFADDKKISRKEKDERILWKNNEVAEFESSTFSIFYNNSLFLAVLIFCSFYLLRGLSPQFNYIFSMGTASGIIALLSTGSQI; from the exons ATGGTGAATACGAAATCTCGGACTGGAAACAATAAGGAAGaagatcttcttcttcaggatTTCTCCAAGAATATCTCTGGAAAGTGTTCCGCCCTTCTTTATGTGAATGCATTTATCGTATCCGGGATCCCCATTTGGCTTTATTGGAGAATCCACTCCTTAGACCTTCAAGGCTCATCCTCCAACCTCGTGATGTTGGCCATTATGACAGTCCTCTCCACTTGGCTCGTTTCCTTTGCCTACCGCAACGTCAAACATATCCTTAAGCACAAAATCGCCGTCAAGAGGGAGTCCGCCGTGAACAAG GAAATGAACAAAAAGTTCGCGGATGACAAAAAAATCAGCCGTAAAGAAAAGGATGAGCGAATCCTTTGGAAGAATAACGAAGTGGCCGAATTCGAGTCCTCCACTTTCTCTATTTTCTACAACAACTCCCTATTTTTAGCTGTACTCATTTTCTGCTCTTTCTATCTCCTCAGGGGCCTCTCACCCCAGTTCAATTACATCTTTTCCATGGGAACTGCTTCCGGAATCATTGCCCTACTATCCACCGGATCTCAAATctaa
- the LOC121125236 gene encoding uncharacterized protein isoform X1 produces MSGYCGVCSSYVRQGESSYSVSRERTSLSNVGLLFKVFDILGLEHSNDGIICYSCYELIEEIDFFEHNAGLSKDKLRARLSLVRDEENEEMEEKEEEADGSSSIMRNDQSGTKQLETNSSSIVIDIITSYQFDLFKLRCPKDYWPAMKEFDSKICHLCGSLSFPSWRDKISHYLKSHSPQLPFICPIDNEFLTDPFDSHFIHDHGFKEWTSEFSFFKLIGETDTSLKADHEQCSKCGLICTNEMASLYHSTFHHQMKPEPLTNCLFCPNISSNLKDLITHVLKSHCGMTFSLNSDKCDTFDLEQCLDTPDTFLCNISKIKNEDNVFHGNDGLNQTKLDEILREHLETLTQIPNQINDDSEGDAWDINKLNRILDDPRNEENIKVVGERKCFSCKLEFETHMKKICHRSQMHSSIEGPTYQCNFCSKSFSNESKATLHMFEEHGYSTLHPWYLSQGLITNSDYKISLGSGRYQCCICGLNCSSDTNFLIHKISSHSSNTPEYDCNYCFDKYPSKSSLRLHVLIGHGSYKYHCPVCSLTFDESIEFCEHVESEHIINKFDLPIESSSSAKKKVVTCDLCLLNVEGPRMLSKHMLSIHGITLDFDCNKCGKLFESQQTLDAHMTSIHAGNLHLKDFICEKCSRMFSSNHLLQTHMRSHYKGNKITCETCGKTFKWQSSLVRHTRFVHSSPTLSVKYGCKFCGKSFKDQSSLKDHVFTHTGDKPFKCDDCGKGFVRKSLLMNHLAKCLM; encoded by the exons ATGAGCGGTTATTGCGGAGTGTGTTCCTCGTATGTACGTCAAGGAGAGAGTTCCTACTCCGTGTCCAGAGAACGTACATCCCTTTCCAACGTGGGCCTCCTCTTTAAAGTATTTGATATACTAGGACTCGAGCACAGCAACGACGGAATCATTTGCTACTCCTGCTATGAACTCATTGaagaaattgacttttttgagCACAATGCGGGACTCTCCAAGGATAAACTACGAGCGCGTCTATCTCTAGTCAGAGATGAGGAGAATGAAGAAATGGAAGAGAAGGAGGAGGAGGCTGACGGGAGTTCAAGTATTATGCGGAATGATCAGAGTGGAACAAAACAATTGGAAACGAATTCTTCCTCAATTGTCATCGACATCATTACTTCATATCAATTTGATCTCTTTAAACTAAG ATGTCCAAAGGATTACTGGCCAGCAATGAAAGAATTCGATAGCAAGATTTGCCATCTCTGTGGAAGTCTAAGCTTCCCTTCATGGAGAGATAAAATAAGTCATTATCTAAAATCTCATAGCCCTCAACTTCCCTTTATATGTCCCATTGATAACGAGt tcttgaCCGATCCCTTTGATTCTCATTTCATCCATGATCATGGATTTAAAGAATGGACATCAgaattttccttcttcaaattaaTCGGAGAAACAGATACTTCCCTTAAAGCTGATCACGAACAATGCTCCAAGTGTGGCctaatttgtacaaatgaaatGGCATCTCTTTATCATTCTACCTTTCATCACCAAATGAAGCCGGAGCCTCTTACTAACTGTCTGTTTTGTCCAAATATATCTTCAAATTTAAAGGATTTAATTACTCATGTATTAAAAAGTCATTGTGGAATGACATTTAGTTTAAATAGTGATAAGTGTGATACTTTCGACTTGGAACAATGCTTAGATACACCTGATAcatttttatgcaatatttcGAAGATCAAGAATGAGGATAATGTGTTCCATGGAAATGATGGTCTCAATCAAACAAAACTCGACGAAATCCTTAGGGAACACTTGGAGACTCTAACTCAGATaccaaatcaaataaatgatgATTCTGAAGGAGACGCTTgggatattaataaattaaatcggATTCTTGATGATCCTAGGAATGAGGAAAACATTAAGGTCGTGGGcgaaagaaaatgtttttcttgCAAATTGGAATTTGAAACTCATATGAAAAAG ATATGTCATAGGTCCCAAATGCATTCTTCAATTGAAGGTCCAACTTATCAATGCAATTTCTGTTCAAAATCCTTCTCAAATGAATCCAAGGCTACACTACATATGTTTGAAGAACATGGATACTCGACGCTGCATCCCTGGTACCTTTCTCAAGGTTTGATTACGAACTCTGATTACAAAATATCCTTGGGAAGTGGAAGGTATCAGTGTTGTATATGTGGCTTAAATTGCTCAAGCGATACAAATTTTctcattcataaaatatcttCTCATTCTTCCAATACTCCAGAGTACGACTGTAATTACTGCTTCGACAAATATCCTTCCAAATCAAGCTTGAGACTTCATGTTCTTATTGGTCATGGAAGTTATAAGTATCATTGCCCTGTTTGTAGTCTAACCTTTGATGAGTCGATTGAATTTTGTGAACATGTTGAAAGTGAGcacatcataaataaatttgaccTTCCAATCGAATCCTCTTCCTCTGCAAAAAAGAAAGTAGTGACTTGTGATCTATGTCTTCTTAATGTTGAGGGACCTCGTATGCTTTCAAAGCATATGCTCTCTATTCATGGAATAACACTAGACTTTGATTGTAATAAATGTGGAAAGTTGTTTGAAAGTCAGCAGACTTTAGATGCTCATATGACAAGCATTCATGCAGGGAATCTGCACCTAAAGGATTTCATTTGCGAAAAATGTTCGCGTATGTTTTCAAGCAATCATCTCCTTCAGACTCATATGCGATCCCATTACAAAGGCAATAAAATAACTTGTGAAACTTGTGGAAAGACTTTTAAGTGGCAATCCTCTTTGGTGCGTCACACTCGTTTTGTACATAGTAGCCCGACTCTCTCCGTCAAATACGGTTGCAAATTCTGTGGAAAATCATTCAAGGATCAAAGTAGTTTGAAAGATCATGTATTTACCCATACTGGAGATAAACCTTTTAAGTGTGATGATTGTGGAAAAGGGTTTGTTCGCAAGTCTTTGTTGATGAATCATTTAGCTAAATGTTTAATGTGA
- the LOC121125236 gene encoding uncharacterized protein isoform X2: MKEFDSKICHLCGSLSFPSWRDKISHYLKSHSPQLPFICPIDNEFLTDPFDSHFIHDHGFKEWTSEFSFFKLIGETDTSLKADHEQCSKCGLICTNEMASLYHSTFHHQMKPEPLTNCLFCPNISSNLKDLITHVLKSHCGMTFSLNSDKCDTFDLEQCLDTPDTFLCNISKIKNEDNVFHGNDGLNQTKLDEILREHLETLTQIPNQINDDSEGDAWDINKLNRILDDPRNEENIKVVGERKCFSCKLEFETHMKKICHRSQMHSSIEGPTYQCNFCSKSFSNESKATLHMFEEHGYSTLHPWYLSQGLITNSDYKISLGSGRYQCCICGLNCSSDTNFLIHKISSHSSNTPEYDCNYCFDKYPSKSSLRLHVLIGHGSYKYHCPVCSLTFDESIEFCEHVESEHIINKFDLPIESSSSAKKKVVTCDLCLLNVEGPRMLSKHMLSIHGITLDFDCNKCGKLFESQQTLDAHMTSIHAGNLHLKDFICEKCSRMFSSNHLLQTHMRSHYKGNKITCETCGKTFKWQSSLVRHTRFVHSSPTLSVKYGCKFCGKSFKDQSSLKDHVFTHTGDKPFKCDDCGKGFVRKSLLMNHLAKCLM; encoded by the exons ATGAAAGAATTCGATAGCAAGATTTGCCATCTCTGTGGAAGTCTAAGCTTCCCTTCATGGAGAGATAAAATAAGTCATTATCTAAAATCTCATAGCCCTCAACTTCCCTTTATATGTCCCATTGATAACGAGt tcttgaCCGATCCCTTTGATTCTCATTTCATCCATGATCATGGATTTAAAGAATGGACATCAgaattttccttcttcaaattaaTCGGAGAAACAGATACTTCCCTTAAAGCTGATCACGAACAATGCTCCAAGTGTGGCctaatttgtacaaatgaaatGGCATCTCTTTATCATTCTACCTTTCATCACCAAATGAAGCCGGAGCCTCTTACTAACTGTCTGTTTTGTCCAAATATATCTTCAAATTTAAAGGATTTAATTACTCATGTATTAAAAAGTCATTGTGGAATGACATTTAGTTTAAATAGTGATAAGTGTGATACTTTCGACTTGGAACAATGCTTAGATACACCTGATAcatttttatgcaatatttcGAAGATCAAGAATGAGGATAATGTGTTCCATGGAAATGATGGTCTCAATCAAACAAAACTCGACGAAATCCTTAGGGAACACTTGGAGACTCTAACTCAGATaccaaatcaaataaatgatgATTCTGAAGGAGACGCTTgggatattaataaattaaatcggATTCTTGATGATCCTAGGAATGAGGAAAACATTAAGGTCGTGGGcgaaagaaaatgtttttcttgCAAATTGGAATTTGAAACTCATATGAAAAAG ATATGTCATAGGTCCCAAATGCATTCTTCAATTGAAGGTCCAACTTATCAATGCAATTTCTGTTCAAAATCCTTCTCAAATGAATCCAAGGCTACACTACATATGTTTGAAGAACATGGATACTCGACGCTGCATCCCTGGTACCTTTCTCAAGGTTTGATTACGAACTCTGATTACAAAATATCCTTGGGAAGTGGAAGGTATCAGTGTTGTATATGTGGCTTAAATTGCTCAAGCGATACAAATTTTctcattcataaaatatcttCTCATTCTTCCAATACTCCAGAGTACGACTGTAATTACTGCTTCGACAAATATCCTTCCAAATCAAGCTTGAGACTTCATGTTCTTATTGGTCATGGAAGTTATAAGTATCATTGCCCTGTTTGTAGTCTAACCTTTGATGAGTCGATTGAATTTTGTGAACATGTTGAAAGTGAGcacatcataaataaatttgaccTTCCAATCGAATCCTCTTCCTCTGCAAAAAAGAAAGTAGTGACTTGTGATCTATGTCTTCTTAATGTTGAGGGACCTCGTATGCTTTCAAAGCATATGCTCTCTATTCATGGAATAACACTAGACTTTGATTGTAATAAATGTGGAAAGTTGTTTGAAAGTCAGCAGACTTTAGATGCTCATATGACAAGCATTCATGCAGGGAATCTGCACCTAAAGGATTTCATTTGCGAAAAATGTTCGCGTATGTTTTCAAGCAATCATCTCCTTCAGACTCATATGCGATCCCATTACAAAGGCAATAAAATAACTTGTGAAACTTGTGGAAAGACTTTTAAGTGGCAATCCTCTTTGGTGCGTCACACTCGTTTTGTACATAGTAGCCCGACTCTCTCCGTCAAATACGGTTGCAAATTCTGTGGAAAATCATTCAAGGATCAAAGTAGTTTGAAAGATCATGTATTTACCCATACTGGAGATAAACCTTTTAAGTGTGATGATTGTGGAAAAGGGTTTGTTCGCAAGTCTTTGTTGATGAATCATTTAGCTAAATGTTTAATGTGA
- the LOC121125468 gene encoding uncharacterized protein → MGKSSVYSSVPESAESCVSTFTASTVLSGSKSSSVHPPAPTIPFSTQTLFSPSKQWDDSKIEFQQSPEAQQSKKRRHSSATCAITSCPSPSNVSYHYFPKDPTLLRNWVKACRRGYKLNPKTSRICSNHFSQDCYQSDFRFKLLGIVSRKLLKKGSVPSENLYTSSSISSFTIPSERTERSRKNEIHQITQPLLEVENLDSSEMIPQVAEIPPFQASNVSVGDECPTFSEKGETLILKEKIRTLQEELKLSKVETSNLNRINLYFQSKS, encoded by the exons ATGGGAAAATCATCAGTGTATTCATCTGTACCCGAATCTGCAGAGTCTTGTGTATCCACTTTTACTGCTTCTACAGTCTTATCTGGATCGAAGTCCTCCTCCGTACACCCGCCTGCTCCTACAATTCCCTTTTCGACTCAAACTCTATTTTCGCCGAGCAAGCAATGGGATGATTCA aaaatcgAGTTTCAACAATCACCAGAAGCACAACAGTCAAAGAAACGACGGCATAGTAGTGCTACGTGTGCCATTACCTCTTGTCCATCGCCATCTAATGTATCCTATCACTATTTTCCAAAGGATCCTACATTACTCCGAAATTGGGTAAAGGCCTGCAGAAGAGGATACAAGTTGAATCCAAAAACATCTCGCATCTGCAGCAACCATTTCAGCCAAGACTGTTATCAAAGCGATTTCCGTTTTAAGTTACTTGGAATAGTGTCTCGAAAGTTGCTCAAGAAAGGATCTGTTCCATCTGAAAATTTATACACCTCATCCAGCATTTCAAGCTTCACTATACCTTCTGAGCGAACAGAAAGGTCTAGGAAAAATGAGATCCACCAAATTACTCAACCTTTATTGGAAGTGGAGAATCTAGATTCGAGTGAAATGATCCCTCAAGTTGCAGAAATTCCTCCATTTCAAGCCTCTAATGTCAGTGTTGGGGATGAATGTCCCACATTCTCCGAGAAAGGAGAAACACTaattctgaaagaaaaaattcgCACACTGCAGGAAGAgctaaaattgtcaaaagtgGAGACTTCAAATTTGAATCGTATTAACTTGTACTTTCAAAGTAAATCATGA